A stretch of the Tardiphaga sp. 709 genome encodes the following:
- a CDS encoding class I SAM-dependent methyltransferase produces the protein MDNDLNAFLRRTASGLTEVRPNFWCASDVAPVSYPGGAHTALANVESSSFWFSHRNRIISAVVKRFSKTGPLLEIGGGNGFVSLGLQQAGVSTVVVEPGVDGAAIAAERGLTVVNSAFSDDLFAADSLPAIGLFDVIEHVPNDKEFLIACLRALEPGGFVYISVPAQPALWSADDEYAGHYRRYTRSGLASVLEVSGFQIVQVSGFFLLLVLPLLLLRTLPSRFGRRKVTSADQAVTHHKEGLVSRLIGSLSGFEIGAISSGYSLPAGTSLIAIARKPQSK, from the coding sequence ATGGACAATGACCTCAATGCATTTCTGCGTAGGACCGCATCAGGCCTGACAGAGGTGCGCCCAAACTTCTGGTGCGCATCGGATGTGGCGCCAGTTTCATATCCGGGCGGCGCTCATACGGCGCTTGCCAATGTCGAGAGCTCATCTTTTTGGTTCAGTCACCGAAACAGGATCATTTCGGCGGTTGTGAAGCGCTTCTCGAAGACGGGACCTCTTTTAGAAATTGGTGGCGGCAATGGCTTTGTGTCGCTTGGGCTCCAGCAGGCCGGCGTCTCCACCGTGGTTGTGGAGCCAGGCGTGGATGGAGCCGCGATTGCCGCTGAACGCGGGCTGACGGTCGTCAATAGTGCGTTTTCTGATGATCTCTTTGCTGCTGATAGCTTGCCAGCAATTGGACTCTTCGATGTGATTGAGCACGTACCCAATGACAAGGAGTTCCTGATTGCCTGTCTACGCGCTCTGGAGCCCGGTGGGTTTGTTTATATTTCAGTTCCAGCGCAACCGGCGCTATGGTCTGCTGACGACGAATATGCCGGTCACTACAGGCGTTATACACGGTCGGGGCTGGCTTCAGTGCTTGAAGTTTCCGGCTTTCAGATTGTTCAGGTGAGCGGGTTCTTTCTACTGCTGGTTTTGCCACTATTACTATTGCGCACTCTGCCGAGCAGATTTGGCCGGAGGAAAGTAACTTCGGCTGATCAGGCGGTCACCCATCACAAGGAGGGGCTCGTCTCCCGTCTGATCGGCTCGCTGTCCGGTTTCGAGATTGGCGCGATCTCCAGCGGATATTCGCTTCCTGCCGGCACCAGCCTCATTGCAATCGCGCGCAAGCCGCAGAGCAAATGA
- a CDS encoding methionyl-tRNA formyltransferase — MKFVLFALTGLGNVVLRTLLDRGIRPDLLITREEKGAYPYEPIPFIGDLASSSDVPWNTCSPDDQSFASCSDGLLLVATYHRIIRRNVLQNFKTAINLHPSLLPHNRGSNPFFWSLRNGDKSAGVSAHALTEGVDDGPICMQASIDVGPNETQTLLRHRLAHVAGKMSVDIVNQFRSETLVFKEQDARFATSYPRLDEAAFQIDTNESADQIRRHVNALRDWPLALLGGRRVRRLTQILEPSLVEPGTILSENSAEYVVRVADADIVLELENGAAGNL, encoded by the coding sequence GTGAAATTCGTTCTGTTCGCATTGACTGGCTTAGGAAATGTTGTTTTGCGGACCCTGTTGGATCGCGGAATTCGACCGGACCTGCTGATCACCCGAGAAGAAAAAGGCGCGTATCCCTACGAGCCTATTCCCTTCATTGGTGATCTTGCATCTTCAAGCGACGTGCCTTGGAATACGTGCTCACCGGATGATCAGTCGTTCGCCTCGTGTAGCGATGGGTTACTATTAGTTGCGACCTATCATCGGATTATACGTCGCAATGTGTTGCAGAATTTCAAAACGGCGATCAATCTTCACCCTTCATTACTTCCGCATAACAGAGGGTCTAATCCGTTCTTCTGGTCACTTCGAAACGGCGACAAATCGGCTGGAGTATCTGCTCATGCATTAACCGAAGGGGTCGATGATGGGCCGATCTGCATGCAAGCATCGATTGATGTCGGTCCGAACGAGACCCAGACCCTTTTACGTCATAGGTTAGCTCACGTGGCCGGAAAGATGTCGGTGGACATCGTGAATCAATTTCGAAGTGAAACGCTGGTATTCAAAGAACAGGATGCCCGGTTTGCGACATCTTACCCTCGATTGGATGAGGCGGCATTCCAAATAGATACCAACGAAAGCGCTGATCAGATCCGACGGCATGTTAACGCGTTGCGAGATTGGCCTTTGGCTTTGCTGGGGGGGCGTCGGGTCCGTCGGCTCACGCAAATTCTGGAGCCATCCTTAGTTGAGCCGGGTACGATCTTGTCTGAAAATTCTGCCGAATATGTCGTTCGTGTCGCGGATGCCGACATTGTTCTTGAGCTCGAGAATGGCGCGGCTGGGAATTTATGA
- a CDS encoding GtrA family protein, which yields MSDLGPGESALSRAFKAFVADDGARLQAVRFVIVGLKSNAVYYLLYVLLALAGVGPKTAVVIVFVFGMVYAFWFNKAFVFRDRDHLNWQFVRYMGVYIFALALNLVLLEWATTSLGFSHFLVQAVLGVVIAIPIFFLLKYFVFPSKEQGAVGP from the coding sequence ATGAGCGACCTTGGTCCCGGCGAGAGTGCGCTCTCCCGCGCCTTCAAGGCGTTTGTTGCTGACGACGGGGCGCGCCTGCAAGCCGTCCGGTTCGTGATCGTCGGGCTGAAGAGCAACGCAGTTTACTATTTGCTCTATGTTCTGCTCGCGCTGGCTGGGGTAGGGCCCAAGACCGCTGTGGTGATCGTCTTTGTTTTCGGAATGGTCTATGCGTTCTGGTTCAACAAGGCATTTGTCTTCCGGGATCGCGATCACCTGAACTGGCAGTTCGTGCGCTATATGGGCGTCTACATATTCGCGTTGGCCCTGAATCTCGTTCTGCTGGAGTGGGCGACGACCTCTTTGGGATTCAGTCACTTTCTGGTTCAGGCCGTTCTAGGGGTGGTGATTGCGATTCCGATTTTCTTTCTGCTGAAGTATTTTGTCTTTCCATCCAAGGAACAGGGTGCGGTCGGGCCCTGA
- a CDS encoding WbqC family protein, producing MTTLAVLQPGYLPWLGYFDQVTQADYFVHYDDVPFDKHGWRNRNRVKALNGPVWLTVPVLHSGKFGQLINEVRIDPQQNWQRKHLATIKQMYASAPYLKDWLPKLTEVIDRKWESLVDLNLAMTDMLLQAFRIETRMLRSSELGIAGDKNERLLKLCELVGATKYLTGDAARDYLDIGLFSDHGIEVRWHGYTHPIYPQLHGEFVSHLSALDLLLNCGGESKVVLKSR from the coding sequence ATTTGCCATGGCTCGGATATTTTGATCAGGTCACACAAGCTGACTATTTCGTTCACTATGATGACGTGCCGTTCGATAAGCATGGCTGGCGGAATAGGAATCGCGTCAAGGCTCTCAATGGGCCCGTTTGGCTTACCGTTCCGGTTCTTCACTCAGGAAAGTTCGGCCAGTTGATAAACGAGGTGAGAATTGACCCCCAGCAGAACTGGCAACGCAAGCATTTGGCGACGATCAAGCAAATGTATGCATCGGCACCGTATCTCAAGGACTGGCTGCCAAAACTGACGGAAGTCATCGATCGAAAATGGGAATCTCTCGTGGATCTCAATTTGGCGATGACAGACATGTTGTTACAGGCGTTCCGAATTGAGACCCGCATGCTTCGTTCGTCCGAACTTGGAATCGCCGGAGATAAGAACGAAAGGCTGCTGAAATTGTGTGAGCTCGTTGGTGCGACCAAATATCTGACTGGCGATGCAGCACGTGACTATCTCGATATAGGGCTGTTCTCCGATCATGGTATTGAGGTGAGGTGGCACGGATATACCCATCCCATCTATCCGCAGCTTCATGGAGAGTTTGTTTCTCATCTCTCAGCTCTTGATCTTCTCCTGAATTGCGGCGGGGAATCTAAGGTAGTTCTGAAGTCTAGATGA